A genomic segment from Nicotiana tabacum cultivar K326 chromosome 9, ASM71507v2, whole genome shotgun sequence encodes:
- the LOC107802268 gene encoding caffeoylshikimate esterase-like, with protein MEENQNTDINQTQQLHYWGNTPEEEYYTLQNIKSTKSFFTSPRGLSLFTKSWLPKNISSPNYKGIIFMVHGYGNDISWIFQETPIFLAKNGFACFALDIEGHGLSQGIKSYVPNINLVVDDCISYFISILTKNSEFQNLPKFLFGESMGGAISLLIHFRNNIMLNGAILRAPMCKISEKMRPKWPIPQILTFFARFVPTLAIVPTTDLLDKSVKVPEKREIARMNPNGYNGKPRLGTVVELMHVTDFVSTKLYDVSIPFLVLHGSADVVTDPEVSKELYQKAKSKDKTIKIYDGMVHSLLFGETDENVEIVRNDMLAWLNDRS; from the coding sequence atggaggaaaatcaaaACACAGACATAAATCAAACTCAACAACTTCATTACTGGGGAAATACACCAGAAGAAGAATATTATACTCtccaaaatatcaaatcaaccaaatcTTTTTTCACTTCACCTAGAGGCCTATCTCTTTTCACAAAATCATGGCtaccaaaaaatatttcttctccTAATTATAAAGGTATTATTTTTATGGTACATGGTTATGGAAATGATATTAGTTGGATATTTCAAGAAACTCCAATTTTTTTAGCAAAAAATGGATTTGCTTGTTTTGCACTTGATATTGAAGGTCATGGCCTATCTCAAGGTATCAAATCCTATGTACCAAATATAAATCTTGTTGTAGATGATTGTATCTCATATTTTATTTCAATCCTAACCAAAAATTCTGAATTCCAAAATTTACCAAAATTTCTTTTTGGTGAGTCAATGGGTGGTGCTATTAGCTTATTAATCCATTTTAGGAACAATATTATGTTAAATGGTGCAATTTTAAGGGCCCCCATGTGTAAGATTTCAGAAAAGATGAGACCAAAATGGCCAATTCCACAAATCTTGACCTTTTTTGCAAGATTTGTACCAACTTTGGCTATTGTACCAACAACTGATCTTTTGGACAAATCTGTAAAAGTCCCAGAAAAGAGAGAAATTGCAAGAATGAACCCAAATGGCTATAATGGAAAACCAAGATTAGGGACAGTTGTGGAACTTATGCATGTGACTGATTTTGTTAGTACTAAACTTTATGATGTAAGTATTCCATTTTTGGTTTTACATGGAAGTGCTGATGTTGTTACTGATCCAGAAGTAAGCAAAGAATTGTACCAGAAGGCTAAAAGTAAAGACAAGACAATCAAGATTTATGATGGGATGGTACATTCCTTGTTATTTGGAGAAACTGATGAAAATGTTGAGATTGTTCGTAATGATATGTTGGCGTGGTTGAATGACAGATCCTGA